Proteins encoded by one window of Burkholderia plantarii:
- a CDS encoding EmrA/EmrK family multidrug efflux transporter periplasmic adaptor subunit, translating into MSDPQQQATAPAARNNGKRKRMMTVLVVIIVLAAIAYGIYYFLVARFHEDTDDAYVNGNVVQITPQVTGTVIAVNADDTQSIREGEPLVQLDPADARIALQSAEANLAQTVRRVRGLYADDDQYRAQVAQRESDLSKAQDDLRRRVAVAQTGAVSQEEISHARDAVKAAQASLDAAKQQLAANVALTANTTVSDHPDVLAAAAKVRDAYLANARNTLPAPVTGYVAKRSVQVGQRVSPGTPLMSVVPLGQIWVDANFKEVQLDHMRIGQPVELSADIYGSSVTYHGKVIGFSAGTGSAFSLLPAQNATGNWIKVVQRLPVRIALDPRELERHPLRIGLSMQADVSIKDESGSQLGSVNNTVYQTDVFAKYGDEANAEIARIIADNAGGPAHAAQPAPRAPRA; encoded by the coding sequence ATGAGCGACCCCCAGCAACAAGCCACGGCCCCCGCGGCGCGCAACAACGGCAAACGCAAGCGGATGATGACGGTGCTCGTCGTGATCATCGTGCTCGCCGCGATCGCCTACGGCATCTACTACTTCCTCGTCGCGCGCTTCCACGAGGACACCGACGACGCCTACGTCAACGGCAACGTGGTCCAGATCACGCCGCAGGTCACGGGCACGGTGATCGCGGTCAACGCCGACGACACGCAATCGATCCGCGAAGGCGAGCCGCTCGTGCAGCTCGATCCCGCCGACGCGAGGATCGCGCTGCAATCGGCCGAGGCGAACCTCGCACAGACGGTGCGCCGCGTGCGCGGCCTGTACGCCGACGACGACCAGTATCGCGCGCAGGTGGCGCAGCGCGAATCGGACCTGTCGAAGGCGCAGGACGACCTGCGCCGGCGCGTCGCCGTCGCGCAGACAGGGGCGGTCTCGCAGGAGGAGATCTCGCATGCGCGTGACGCCGTGAAGGCCGCGCAGGCCTCGCTCGACGCCGCGAAGCAGCAGCTGGCCGCGAACGTCGCGCTGACCGCGAACACCACCGTCAGCGACCATCCCGACGTGCTGGCCGCGGCGGCGAAGGTGCGCGACGCGTATCTGGCCAACGCGCGCAACACGCTGCCCGCGCCCGTGACGGGCTACGTGGCCAAGCGCTCGGTGCAGGTCGGCCAGCGCGTGTCGCCGGGCACGCCGCTGATGTCGGTGGTGCCGCTCGGCCAGATCTGGGTGGACGCGAACTTCAAGGAAGTGCAGCTCGACCACATGCGAATCGGCCAGCCGGTCGAACTGTCGGCCGACATCTACGGCTCGTCGGTGACCTATCACGGCAAGGTGATCGGCTTCTCGGCCGGCACCGGCTCGGCGTTCTCGCTGCTGCCGGCGCAGAACGCCACCGGCAACTGGATCAAGGTGGTGCAGCGCCTGCCGGTGCGCATCGCGCTCGATCCGCGCGAGCTCGAACGCCATCCGCTGCGCATCGGCCTGTCGATGCAGGCGGACGTCAGCATCAAGGACGAGAGCGGCAGCCAGCTCGGCAGCGTCAACAACACCGTCTATCAGACCGACGTGTTCGCGAAGTACGGCGACGAGGCCAATGCCGAGATCGCCCGGATCATCGCCGACAACGCCGGCGGCCCGGCCCATGCTGCCCAGCCGGCGCCGCGCGCGCCGCGCGCCTGA
- a CDS encoding efflux transporter outer membrane subunit produces MTPPLTPMRLRAIRATAAAAAAALALAGCANYAGIHSDKRTTPAEQLESSASLPAEGGQWPTLDWATQFGDPQLPTLIGEALDGNPTIAQAQARLAKASSYIESSRATLLPKVEGSYSWTRELYSGNGLYPPPYGGNWYSENNVLASASWELDLWGKNREKLRSAVSQQKAAQAEFEQARVTLATSVARTYNQLAQLYALRDIAQREIRNRETVGKITEGRVGAGLDTNVERQTARGNVATSESTLSDLDGQITTVRYQLAALLGKGPDRGLKIAVPVLTPGGAIALPDNIPANLVSRRPDLVAARWQVEGTMHDVKEAKAEFFPDVNLAAGFGFDAFGWGQFLKFASRQAQFGPAVNLPIFDAGALRAQLKGRYADFDLSVANYNQTLIGALNDVATQVASIRAIDRQMGDAQRALDASTRAYELAVIRYKAGLSPQLQVLSADILRLDSEQAVTNLVMRRRDLQIGLIKALGGGFDAAGSPLAAPDARAGSHAATNAPAPAAPNAAPREALPAVSASGTTPG; encoded by the coding sequence ATGACGCCGCCGCTCACCCCGATGCGGCTGCGCGCGATCCGCGCCACGGCCGCGGCTGCCGCTGCAGCGCTCGCGCTGGCCGGTTGCGCGAACTACGCCGGCATCCACAGCGACAAGCGCACCACGCCGGCCGAGCAGTTGGAAAGCAGCGCGAGCCTGCCGGCCGAGGGCGGCCAGTGGCCGACGCTCGACTGGGCCACGCAGTTCGGCGATCCGCAACTGCCGACGCTGATCGGCGAGGCGCTCGACGGCAATCCGACCATCGCGCAGGCCCAGGCGCGGCTCGCGAAGGCGTCCTCGTACATCGAGTCGTCGCGCGCGACGCTGCTGCCGAAGGTCGAGGGCAGCTACTCGTGGACCCGCGAGCTGTATTCGGGCAACGGCCTTTATCCGCCGCCCTACGGCGGCAACTGGTACAGCGAAAACAACGTGCTGGCGAGTGCGTCGTGGGAGCTCGACCTGTGGGGCAAGAACCGCGAGAAGCTGCGTTCGGCGGTGTCGCAGCAGAAGGCCGCGCAGGCCGAGTTCGAGCAGGCGCGCGTGACGCTGGCGACCTCGGTGGCGCGCACCTACAACCAGCTCGCCCAGCTCTATGCGCTGCGTGACATCGCGCAGCGCGAGATCCGCAACCGCGAGACGGTCGGCAAGATCACCGAGGGCCGCGTCGGCGCCGGGCTCGACACCAACGTCGAGCGGCAGACCGCGCGCGGCAACGTCGCCACCAGCGAATCGACGCTGTCCGACCTCGACGGCCAGATCACCACGGTGCGTTACCAGCTCGCGGCGCTGCTCGGCAAGGGCCCCGATCGCGGCTTGAAGATCGCCGTGCCGGTGCTGACCCCGGGCGGGGCGATCGCGCTGCCCGACAACATCCCGGCGAATCTGGTCTCGCGCCGGCCCGACCTGGTCGCCGCGCGCTGGCAGGTCGAGGGCACGATGCACGACGTGAAGGAGGCCAAGGCCGAATTCTTCCCCGACGTGAACCTCGCGGCCGGCTTCGGCTTCGACGCGTTCGGCTGGGGCCAGTTTCTGAAGTTCGCGAGCCGCCAGGCGCAGTTCGGGCCGGCCGTGAACCTGCCGATCTTCGATGCCGGTGCGTTGCGCGCGCAACTGAAGGGGCGCTACGCCGACTTCGACCTGAGCGTGGCGAACTACAACCAGACGCTGATCGGCGCGCTCAACGACGTCGCCACGCAGGTCGCCTCGATTCGCGCGATCGACCGGCAGATGGGCGACGCGCAGCGCGCGCTCGACGCCTCGACGCGTGCCTACGAGCTTGCCGTGATCCGCTACAAGGCCGGCCTGTCGCCGCAGTTGCAGGTGCTGAGCGCCGACATCCTGCGGCTCGACTCGGAGCAGGCCGTGACCAACCTCGTGATGCGCCGCCGCGACTTGCAGATCGGCCTGATCAAGGCGCTCGGCGGCGGCTTCGACGCGGCTGGCTCGCCGCTCGCGGCCCCCGACGCGCGGGCTGGCTCGCATGCGGCCACCAATGCGCCCGCGCCCGCCGCGCCGAACGCGGCCCCGCGCGAAGCGCTGCCGGCGGTGAGCGCATCGGGCACGACGCCGGGCTGA